CGCGCGCACGTGACGCGCGAAGAGCGCGCGGAGATCGAACAATTCCTGCAAGGGGAAAGACCGTGAACGGCCCCGCTTTCGCAAAGACCGCGGCAGGCCGCCCCTGCGTCCTCGTTCCCTTATCCCACAACATCATGATGCCGCCGTACATCGCGCGCAATACCGCGCTTGCGCACGGCGCCGCCTTCCCATGGCCCCTTTCCCCTGACCATGCCTGATTTCCTTCTTCCATTGCGCGCCCTCGCGCGCCGGGTCTCCACCGGCCTCATCCTGCACGGCGCCGCGGCGGCCTTCCTGGCGCTGCCCCTGGCGGCGCATGCCGGCACGGCCGATACGTCGCAAGGCACCCACAAGGCCAGCGCCAAAAAGGCGGCTGTGAAAACCACCGCCGCCAAGAAGACCAGCAAGATCATCTATCGGTCCCGTTCCCACGGCAAACCGGCGGTGCACCATCGTGCCGGCGCGCACCGTGCGGTCGCGTCGCGCACCGCGCTGGAGCTGGATCCCTACGCCACCCGGCCGTATGCGCCGGACGGCAGCACGCTGCACTCGGAAGTCGCCTACATGGTCGACGAAGCCAGCGGCCTGCCGCTGGTGGACAAGAATGCCGACGAGGTCGTGCCGATTGCCTCGATCACCAAACTGATGATGGCGATGGTCGTGCTGGACTCCGGCGCATCCCTGGCCGAGCCGATCCGCGTCACGGACGAAGACCAGGACTTCGAGAAGCACACCGGATCCCGCCTGCGCGTGGGCTCGGTGCTGTCTCGCGAAGACATGCTGCACATTGCGCTGATGGCATCGGAAAACCGCGCGGCCGCGGCGCTGTCGCGCTACTACCCCGGCGGCAGGCCTGCCTTCATCGCCGCGATGAACCAGAAGGCACAGTCCCTGGGTATGACCCATACCCATTTCGAGAATCCGGCGGGGCTATCGAAGTACAACGTGTCGACCGCGCGCGATCTGGTGAAGATGGTCCAGGCCGCCGCGCACTATCCCCTGATCCGCTTGTATTCCACCGACCAGAGCTACACGGTGAATACGGGCAAAGGCGTCCTGGATTATCGCAGCACCAATATCCTGCTGGGCAAGCCGGACTGGGATATCGGCCTGCAGAAAACCGGCTTCATCAATGAATCGGGGATCTGCCTGGTGATGCAGGCAACCATCGAGGACCGCCCGATCGTCATGGTGCTGCTGCATTCCAATCGCCGGCACGCGGACTTCATGGACGCGGAACATCTGCGCACCGCGATGCTGAAGAACGCATTCCCCGTGGCAAGCACCCAGCGCAATTACGCCAACGCCGACGCGCATCCGATGTAATGGGGAAATCCGCTTCCTTGGCGCTCCGGCAGGACGGCGACGCCACGGCGAAACGTTCGGCCGTGGCCGATATCGCGGCGGACAGCGGCCTGATCGTCGGCATCGACGGCCTGGCGCGCCCCCCTTGGGCCGCCGTGGATCCCCTGCTCCAGGCTTACTACGACACGGAATGGGGCATGCCGGTACGCGACGAGCACGGGATGTTCGAGCGGCTGGTGCTCGAGGGCTTTCAGTCCGGCCTGTCGTGGGCGACCATCCTGCGCAAACGCGAGGCCTTCCGCAAGGCCTTCCATCGCTTCGATCCGGACAAGGTCGCCGCCTACACCGAAGCGGATGTCGATCGGCTGCTGGCCGATGCGGGCATCGTCCGCAATCGGGCGAAGATCCTGGCCACCATCAACAACGCCAGCGCCACGATCCGGCTTCGCGACGATGGCGGGCTGGCGGCTTTCATCTGGTCTTTCCAGCCCGCGCAGACGCCGGCGCCGCGCACACTGGCCGAAATACCCACGATATCCGAGGCCTCGATCGCCCTGAGCAAGGCGCTGCGCAAGCGCGGCTTCGCTTTCGTCGGCCCCACGACCATGCATGCGCTGATGGAAGCGACCGGCATTATCGATACCCACCTGGTGGGCAGCCACCGCCGCGGCGCTTCCGGGGTGTGGCCGAAGTAGGCAGGCCGCATTTACCCAGCACGGCCCGCCGGGCCGACTCGGTCAGGTTCCCATGCGCAACGGCGCTGTCAGCTTGCGTAGCGTGGCCAGCACGCTTTGCGCCGTGATGCGTCCGGTCTTGGGGTTTTCCGACGGGATGTTCTGGATCTCCATCGAAAAAGTCGCCGCGTCCGAATCCACTTCCACGCGATGCAGATTGCGTTCCAGCGAAGGATCGGCCCAGATTTCCAGCGTGGTCTTGTCCGGACCGATGCCCGCCAGTGAAACGCTGACGGCGACATTGAGATTGGCGGGGAAGCCGATGGCGGCCTCGCGCGGCGAACCGCGGAAGACCAGCGTGGGCTGGGTGACATTCGACAGATCGATATTGTTGGCCTCGAGATAAGGCGCGCCGAGCAAGCCGCGAGGGGGCTTGCGGGTAATCATGGTCACCGAACGGATCTTCCCTTCCGCCGCGGCGGTCAGCGCGTCCAGGCCCAGGATGGCGCCCGACGGCACCAGGATCTGCCCACCGCTGGCCCGCGCCGCTTCGATCAGTTCGGGATGCGACAGCAAGGCGCCCGAACTGAGCACGACGGCCTTCTTGCCGGCGCGCAGCACGGGGCCGATGGCCTGCGCGAATACCGCGGCGGGCGCGCATTCCACGACGACATCGCACAAAGGCTCCAGGCCGTCCAGCGTGGTGATCGCCGGCGGCTTGCCTTGCCAGGAAACGGCGGCGTGCCGCGAAGGGTCGCGTACCGCGACGGCAGCCAGCGTCATGCCGGGCAACACGCCCGAATCCAGCGATTTGGCCACCGATTGCCCGATGGCACCGAAGCCCGCGATACCGATACGTATTCCGCTCATGAACATCCTTGTCCGGGCGCGGCGCCGTTGCAGTCATCGATAGCGGCCGCATCCCCATTACCGTGGTCGGGATCCTCCACCTGCACCGTCACATGGGAAATGCCGAAGCGTTCCGCGACCCGCTGCCGCACCGCGCGGATGACGTCGCCCGCCGCGACGCCTTCCCGGGGAACGACATGCAAAGTCAGCAAATGCTGCTCCGACGTGATCGACCAGGCGTGGATATGGTGCGCGACGCGCACCACCGCGACATTCTGCTCCAGATCGGCCTTGATTGCACCCGGCTCCAGGCCCGGCGGCGTCCCTTCCAGCAGGATGTGCCCCGTCGAGCGCACCAGATGCCACGCGCTTTTCAAGACGATCAGGGCCACGAAGATGGAAAGGATGGGATCGATCGGCGTCCATGCCGTCAGCATGATGACCACCGCCGCCACGATGGCGGCCACCGAGCCCAGCATGTCGCCCAGTACGTGCAGCAGGGCGCTGCGCGTGTTCAGGTTGCTTCGGCTGCCGCCTGTCAGAACGAAGAAGGCCACGATGTTGGCCGCCAGCCCGGCGATGGCGATGGCCAGCATGGTGCCGGCCATGACGTCGACCGGTTGCCAAAAACGCTGGATGGCTTCGCCCATGATCCAGGCAGCGATGGCGAACAGGGCGAGCCCATTGACGAAGGCGGCAAGGATTTCCAGGCGCCGATACCCGTAGGACATATGCTGGGTCGCCGATCGCCGGCCGAAGCGCAGCGCGACCAGGCTGAAGCCAAGCGCCGCCGCATCGCTGACCATATGGCCCGCATCCGCCAGCAAGGCCAGCGAACCGGAAACCAACCCGCCGGCGACTTCGACGATCATGAACAGGACGATGATGGCCAGCGCCCACGCCAGCCGCCGCTCGTCAGCCGTGCCGACGCCGTGGTCATGGCCGGCATGGCCGTGCGCTGCATGACCATGGCCCGGCTTCCGTTCGCCGGCAGGCGCATGGCCGGAAGCGCCCTGTCCATCGCCGTGCACCTCGTGCCCACCGACCCCATGGGCGGGGCCGGCGTGCGGTCGATGATGTTCTTCAGCGTCGTGGCGATGGGGCATTCCGCGGACTCCAGGATCGGGCTTCGTGTTGCCGAATATACCCGGCGGCGATGGCGCGACGAGATGCCATGGTGAGTTTCATTGATTCCAGACAAATCATCCTTATCCGAGACAGCTGCGCTCGAACCCAGGCCGTGGCGGCGGTAACCGATCTACCGGTGATTCCATCGAGGCATCGCTCCGGCCGCACCGTTTCGTGGCGCCGGAATTCCAACCCATCCAACGTCGCACACCATGCCAGCCATCAATGCCAACACCGTCAGCCGCAGCGCCGACAATCTCGCCCGCACCGATACGCCGCCGCCAGCCGGCAAGCTCGGAGACCATTGCTTCAAGGCGAACGATCTAAAGAATTCCGCCCGCGCCGCGAAATCCCCCAAGCCCCCCGTCCCGGCCCCGCGAAGATTAATTCTGGTCAACAGCCAGGACGCGGCGCCGGCCGCCGCCCGCGACCCCGCTGGATCCCTTGCCAGCACACCGGATTCCGGCCTCCATTCGGCATCGCCGCCGAGCACGCCAACCGGATCCTATCCGGCCAGTCGCCATCTTGCCGGCGACCCGTTATGGCGCCAGGCCGATGACCAGGGTTCGTCCCGCAGCCGATCCAGCACGCGCTCGGACAGCAGCGACGCGCGCAGCGATGCCCCATCGAACTTTCCGGACTCGCCGGACTATCCGGACCGCGTCAATCCCTTCGGCGACGGTATGTCCGTCGATTCGTTCGACCTGGATCCAGCCCAGGACGCAACGTCCGTTGGCACGGACCGCTCGAATGCGCCGAGCCGCGGCGAGCCCCCTCCCGTGGCAGAACCCGCGGTGACCATCGACATGCAAACCAGCGTGCAGGAAGAGCGAACAGGCCCGCACGTCGACGGGGCCACTCCGCCGCCCGGCGATACCGCGCCCCCGCTTCAGCGGTCGACCGCGCGACGTGCGCCTGCCGGTGCCGGACGCATTCCGCCGGGCGCGGTTCCCGCCGTGGCGGACGGTATTTCCCACGACCGGGCACAAGCGCCTTCGCGCCCGCCTGCCGTGCCGGCCGCCGCGAGATCGCCCGCCGTCATCGCCAGCGCCTATCAGCATCAGGATGTCGACATCGCCATCCAGGCTCTGCGCACCGCCCTCGATCAGGCGTCCGTGCAAACCCCGGTCTCGTCCACCCGGCCCGCACGGTACACGGGGGCCCGCCAACTGCGGGCCATTGCCCGCGCCCAGCGGCATTCCACGGATGCCCTCCATCATCGCGCGCTGGATTTCTACCAGGCGCTGGTTACGCTGTCGCGTCCCGGCCAGTATGACGGGCCGAGCACATCGGCCCAAAAGCGCGCGGCGCTGGCGCTGGCCGCTTTGGCGCAACGCGCGGCCGCCGAAGGCTATGAAGCCGTCGACACGGACCTGATCAAACGCGTGCTGACGCCGATGCTTCACAGCCTGCCCGCGGAAACCCTGTGCGAACTGGGCCGATTGAATGACCGTAGCGACGGCTTGGGCGATACGCTGCTGCGCGACGCCGGCAAGCTGCTCGGCGCCGGCACGCGCGCCCAGACCCCCAAGGCGCAACAGGCCGCCCGCGAACGGGAAATCGCATCGATCCTGCTCGGCGTCGTCGCCGAGCTCGCCCGCGAACACGCGCGCGCCGCATCCTGGGACCGCCAGGTGGCGGCGGCGCTGGAAGCCGCCCGCAACGGGCAGCATCAGCAACTTGATGGCGCCCTGCGTGAAATGTGGCAAGGCGAACTGCGGACCGCGAAAATCGACACGCCTCGCGTCAGCCGGCTGAAGGACCTGGTGGGACGCCTGTCGGAGGGCCAGCGGCATGCCTTGGCCACGATGCTGGGCGCGACGAGGCCAGCGGACGCCACCACGGCGACGTTCGACGAGTTCCAGGCACACCGCCTGGCGGAGTTCGAACGCGACACGGTCATACAGCGCCAGATGCTCGGCTTCATCGACCATCTGCGGACCGCCAGCCGCGCCGCCCCGCAGGGCGGCGTGAACGCCGGGGCGACCTCGTCCCGGCACCGGCCCGACGCCAATACCGACGCGACCGAGTACCCGGAACCCATCACCCCGCCGGCAACGTTCCAGGCCACCTTCCAGCGTGTGCGCGACAGCGTGCTTTCGACATTCCGGCGCAAACCCACCACCCGCGATGCTGCCAAGGCGCAGATCAATCAGGCGGTCCGTACCCTGATCGCCGGCGATCGCCTTACCGCGGACCAGCTGGAAGCACTGCGTTCGACCAGCCTGCAACTGAACGGCAAGCTGGGACAGGCCAGGGGCACGGCCTTCCATGGCGTGCTGATCCAGGCCCAGCTGAGCCGGCTGGATCCTGGCCAACTGGCCCAGCTCGAGATCAATCTGGCAGCGGCGCGCGATAGATCGCGGTCCTCCGCGGAAGAAGACGCAACCCTGGAAGCGTTCTACGACACGCTACAGGAAAGGTTGGAACGAGAAGCGGGGATCCGTCGCGGCGCCGCGGCCCTGGGCCAGGTACTGGCGGCACTGCGCCAGCCACGGCGCCCGGAAAAGCTGCTGAGCGCACTGGATATGCTGGCCGATGCCCAATACCAGGCGCCGGCCAGGCAAAGCGAGCTGGACTTCTGCACGGATGCCCTGGGCCGCCTTGGCGATGCCGCCCGCGTAACGCTGCAGAAGCACCTGCAGGGACGCCAGGACGTCCAGCGTCATATGCGGCGCATTGACGACCAGGTCGGCTACCTGCCCTCGGCGTGGCTGCAATACCGACGTAGCCAGTTGGAAACCCTGGCAATCGCGGCGCGCGCGCCCGCATAGTCCACGGGTCGCGAAAACGCCAACCCAAGGGGATCCGCATTACCAGATCCCCTTGCCGCCCGCCGCGCTGCGCCTGGATTGAAAAGCCTCCACCAGGAAATCCACGAACACACGCACCTTCGCCGATAGATGGTGGCGTGTCGGGAAAACGGCGTAGATGTCGGCCGGCGGCAGCCGGTAATCCTCCAGCACCCACTGCAAAAGCCCGCTACGCAAGTAGCGGGCAAGGTCCCACTCCGCCCGCTGCAGGATGCCCAGCCCAGCCGTGGCCCACGTCAGGGTCACCTCGCCGTCATTGCTGCTAAGGTTGCCCTTCACCTTGACCGTCTGCGTTTCTCGCCCCTTGGTGAAGCGCCAAACGCCATACGCGGATTCATTCTGGCGCAGCACGATGCATTGGTGGCGCAGCAGGTCGCGGGGCGTCTTCGGTATCCCGTGCGTTTTCAGGTAAGCGGGCGATGCGCATACCAAACGCCGATTCGGCGCGATCCTGCGCGCGATCAAGCGCGTGTCGGGCATTTCCCCGAACCGGATGCACACGTCGAAGGCCTCTTCCACGAAGCTGGCCGGCGTATCGCTCAGGTGCAGCTGCACGGCTGTTTCGGGATGCGCTTGCGAGAACGCCGCGATGACGGGCGCGATATAGGTGCGGCCGAAACCCAGCGGCGCATTCACCTTCAGCAGTCCTTGCGGACGCACCCCGCTGCTGGCGACGAGCTCATCGAGCTCTTCGATCTCGCCAAGGATGCGGCGAGCGTGCTCCAGGTACAGCTCGCCTTCGGCGGTCAGGCTGATCCGGCGCGTCGTTCTATTGAGCAGGCGCACTCCCAGGCGGGTTTCCAGCTGCCGCAGGCGCTTGCTGACCGCCGCGGTGGTCAACGCCATTTCGCGCGCCGCGCCGGTAAGGCTGCCCGCCTTGACCAATTCCACCAGCAGGACGAGTTCGTTGGAATGACCCATGACCCATTGTTAACCGGAAAGAAAAAGCAATTTGAATTATGGCGCGTCCGCGGGGCGGCGCACCAGTCCATATTTCCCCTTCGAAAGCGGGCGCGGGGATAACCGGCGACACCGCCCGCGGCGTGCATCAAGGGCAGGATCCGCCTGACGAGCGCCGCACACGGAACCCGAGCAGAGGAGAATTCATGCGTGAATACAGCATCGCCGCCATTCCCGGGGACGGCATAGGTTCGGAGGTCATCGCGGCCGGGCTGGAAGTACTGCGGGCACTCGCCGCAGCCGACGGTGGCTTCGGCCTGCGCATCGAACACTTCCCATGGAGTTCGGCGTACTACCAGGAACACGGCCACTACATCCCTCCCGACGGCCTGGCGCGCCTCAAGGCCTTCGATGCCATCTTCTTCGGTGCTGTCGGCGCGCGCGAGGTGCCGGATCATGTCTCCCTGTGGGGCCTGCGCCTGCCCATCGCGCAGGGCTTCGACCAGTACGCCAATGTACGGCCCGCCCGCGTACTGCCCGGCGTAAAAAGCCCGCTGGCCGACGGCAAGGACATCGATTGGGTCATCATCCGCGAAAATTCCGAGGGCGAATACGCCGGCAACGGCGGCCGGGCGCATCGCGGCCTGCCGATAGAAGTGGGTACCGAAACCGCCGTCTTCACACGCGCGGGCGTGGAACGCATCCATCGCTTCGCCTTCAACCTCGCGCGCGGCCGGCCCCGCCGGCACCTCACGCTGGTGACCAAGTCGAATGCGCAGCGCTTCGGCATGGTGATGTGGGACGAGATCTTCTACGAGGTCGCGCGCGACTTTCCCGACGTCAGCACCGACCGGGAACTGGTGGACGCCGTCACCACCCGCATGGTGCTGAAACCCGCCACCCTGGACGTGGTCGTCGCCACCAATCTGCACGCCG
Above is a genomic segment from Bordetella genomosp. 11 containing:
- a CDS encoding tartrate dehydrogenase: MREYSIAAIPGDGIGSEVIAAGLEVLRALAAADGGFGLRIEHFPWSSAYYQEHGHYIPPDGLARLKAFDAIFFGAVGAREVPDHVSLWGLRLPIAQGFDQYANVRPARVLPGVKSPLADGKDIDWVIIRENSEGEYAGNGGRAHRGLPIEVGTETAVFTRAGVERIHRFAFNLARGRPRRHLTLVTKSNAQRFGMVMWDEIFYEVARDFPDVSTDRELVDAVTTRMVLKPATLDVVVATNLHADILSDLAAALSGSLGIAPTANLNPERSFPSMFEPIHGSAFDITGKGIANPIATFWTAAMMLEHLGEPAASARLMKAIESVTAARVFTPDLGGSATTADVTRAVLAALGRMA
- a CDS encoding DNA-3-methyladenine glycosylase I; its protein translation is MADIAADSGLIVGIDGLARPPWAAVDPLLQAYYDTEWGMPVRDEHGMFERLVLEGFQSGLSWATILRKREAFRKAFHRFDPDKVAAYTEADVDRLLADAGIVRNRAKILATINNASATIRLRDDGGLAAFIWSFQPAQTPAPRTLAEIPTISEASIALSKALRKRGFAFVGPTTMHALMEATGIIDTHLVGSHRRGASGVWPK
- a CDS encoding aspartate dehydrogenase, encoding MSGIRIGIAGFGAIGQSVAKSLDSGVLPGMTLAAVAVRDPSRHAAVSWQGKPPAITTLDGLEPLCDVVVECAPAAVFAQAIGPVLRAGKKAVVLSSGALLSHPELIEAARASGGQILVPSGAILGLDALTAAAEGKIRSVTMITRKPPRGLLGAPYLEANNIDLSNVTQPTLVFRGSPREAAIGFPANLNVAVSVSLAGIGPDKTTLEIWADPSLERNLHRVEVDSDAATFSMEIQNIPSENPKTGRITAQSVLATLRKLTAPLRMGT
- a CDS encoding serine hydrolase gives rise to the protein MPDFLLPLRALARRVSTGLILHGAAAAFLALPLAAHAGTADTSQGTHKASAKKAAVKTTAAKKTSKIIYRSRSHGKPAVHHRAGAHRAVASRTALELDPYATRPYAPDGSTLHSEVAYMVDEASGLPLVDKNADEVVPIASITKLMMAMVVLDSGASLAEPIRVTDEDQDFEKHTGSRLRVGSVLSREDMLHIALMASENRAAAALSRYYPGGRPAFIAAMNQKAQSLGMTHTHFENPAGLSKYNVSTARDLVKMVQAAAHYPLIRLYSTDQSYTVNTGKGVLDYRSTNILLGKPDWDIGLQKTGFINESGICLVMQATIEDRPIVMVLLHSNRRHADFMDAEHLRTAMLKNAFPVASTQRNYANADAHPM
- a CDS encoding cation diffusion facilitator family transporter, encoding MPHRHDAEEHHRPHAGPAHGVGGHEVHGDGQGASGHAPAGERKPGHGHAAHGHAGHDHGVGTADERRLAWALAIIVLFMIVEVAGGLVSGSLALLADAGHMVSDAAALGFSLVALRFGRRSATQHMSYGYRRLEILAAFVNGLALFAIAAWIMGEAIQRFWQPVDVMAGTMLAIAIAGLAANIVAFFVLTGGSRSNLNTRSALLHVLGDMLGSVAAIVAAVVIMLTAWTPIDPILSIFVALIVLKSAWHLVRSTGHILLEGTPPGLEPGAIKADLEQNVAVVRVAHHIHAWSITSEQHLLTLHVVPREGVAAGDVIRAVRQRVAERFGISHVTVQVEDPDHGNGDAAAIDDCNGAAPGQGCS
- a CDS encoding LysR family transcriptional regulator, with translation MGHSNELVLLVELVKAGSLTGAAREMALTTAAVSKRLRQLETRLGVRLLNRTTRRISLTAEGELYLEHARRILGEIEELDELVASSGVRPQGLLKVNAPLGFGRTYIAPVIAAFSQAHPETAVQLHLSDTPASFVEEAFDVCIRFGEMPDTRLIARRIAPNRRLVCASPAYLKTHGIPKTPRDLLRHQCIVLRQNESAYGVWRFTKGRETQTVKVKGNLSSNDGEVTLTWATAGLGILQRAEWDLARYLRSGLLQWVLEDYRLPPADIYAVFPTRHHLSAKVRVFVDFLVEAFQSRRSAAGGKGIW